Sequence from the Hylaeus volcanicus isolate JK05 chromosome 1, UHH_iyHylVolc1.0_haploid, whole genome shotgun sequence genome:
TATACGAAGCAGGCAACGAACGTACAAGATCCTTAAGCACTTGGAAATCAGCGTTCATCAATGCTTCTACCGAAATTATGGAAAAActtgataatgaaaatacgaaTGCCGCATACACGAATAGcagaattatttcagaaatgcAAGTAATACGTGATCGAGTTGAGAAATTCTTTACGGACGATTTATATCGAGATGTTCCGACGGGtacgtttacatttttcattgttacgcctgaaaagaataaaatttcctcatttgattaaaattaaataggtTCAACACCATCGAGGAAAACCTTTCAGTACTCTAAAAAACTGCCTAGAACGTCGCCACCTGATCGAATTCTCAAACGGTATAGAGAATCActcaataaattgaataatatagaaGATGAAGTAAGTGCTTTATTGTTTATTCTACCGATAATCTTCAACTCATGTATTCGAAAATTCtcatttatgaaatatgtatgCCTTTCTAGTATATCCCAGAAGCGAATCACGAGAAGccaattacagaaattttggAGGAAGGCTTGAATATAAGTTAACAAACTGGTCTAGTTAAAATCATTGTAATTAATCCAGAATAAAGCAGCCTTTCTCTAtatacaaacttgggcgttttctcACCGATGGTATTTTGGCTGAAGGTTCCAAAATTAGTTGATCCCTTCGAAATAGCGATACCATTTGCTGGTCCATGATACGCATGGCAGTAGCATTCgcatgtaaaaatgaaaagaagggAAAGGAAATGAGAGAGGAAAGTAGGCATGTTCTGAGAAAACTGCAACTTCAATTCAGCGACAATGACAGAAATcatgtcattattattattcagacAGCATTTTCGATCCGTATCCCAGATCTCACACGTAACATCGACGTCTCTGTGTTcctatttaataacattatacaattatgtacgtacgaatgtataaaattctgtttttgttttttcgttcttttctttacGACTAATATGGGAATGTACGATCCGTTCCTCGCTGCAAGTGTCCTCGCGACActtttttcgtgttttttttttcttctctttagATCATCGAAATATCCTTACAACGATCTTCTTATATAAATACGACAGTGCAAAATTTGTCGAGAACGAATTCATCGACATCGGGTGAATACACGAACAGAAACGAACAGTcttctctttcgttttattctcGACACCAAACGTTGGTGGTCAACCTCGTCGAATTCGTCTTCGAAAAACCTAGAGCAACATCGACGTCGCTCGCGGGAATGTTTCTCGTTAAATTTCGGATTAACGAACAGAAAAACGAACAGACTCGCTCACAGTGGCTTTATCGTTCATCGAATGTTAGAAAACTTCGTCGTTCTAGTTTTGTTTTCCTGACCATCCTCTTTTGCTTTTAACCGGTTACGTTGCGATCGTGACATTTGACATATCTTCATACATTATGGCACACCGACGCGATTGTCGCCGTTAAACGGATTTCAAATTGGATCATGTGACCAGACCTCTCTAGGATTCGATGTACCCATTCTCGTACCGATAATTACAACCGTTGTAATACTCGAAACATTCGAATAGCAGTTCAAGTTGGACGAAAAAATGTTGAGCAAGTTACTCAAACTTTTTCGAATCGCGAACAAAGAACttttacgaaatattaataactgtTCTCGTAAGTAATACAGTTTTAAGAGAGGAGATcgatacatttcattttgtgCAGTTTGGTATATCTGGCCACATTAGAATTGAACTACATTTCGCATTAATAGACGAAGAGATCTTACACATTGATCGTTAATCGCTCTAACGGTATGCTATGATTGAGAAACAATGGCCTCTTTCGCTTCTGTCGCGTTAAGCATTACGGACAAAATCTCTTGTTGTTTTCGAGTATTACTATTTTACATACTTATTAAAAACAAGTAACTACATCACAGTTCTGATGGTTCAGTCGTTCGATCTATCGATGCGTCGTATCAGACTTGGGCGCTTACgaaattgttatttgaaatattataaccttcgtgaaatagaattatcattctattataaaaataatttcggaAACAATATATGTATCTGAGATAATGCGATAAACGATCGATAACTCCCTGCAAATATGTCGATAACACAGTAATactgttttcaatttcttatttcggtttaaaataaatttactcgGCTGTGCGTCGCATTATCCAATTTAACTCTAGGAAACTAACGACGACCGTCAGAACTATCATCCTGGGAACgtgtaaaaattacattaaaatttacaattttaaattacagctCATATCAGAcacattaaaattaagaataacgCAGCaggtacgagaaaaaaatattgtaaatattcgaCGATCGGCTAAATGTTTTGCAACCGTAGCGTTTGATCGATAAATAACATGAAACGTTCAAAGTACCTTTTTCGTATACATATAGACGAAATACAATACAGAAAATACGACTCGCaattagaaacataaattttcgcTTATTAGTCGTTTTTCTCTTAAAATTACATGTATCCATATGAAACGGAATAGAAAAGAAGCGATTTCTTGAAACATCACAACGACTATTGAATAATCTTGAAAGTATCGATAGTCGATCCTTGTCATAAACTTTTCGTACCTTACAATCTTATAATCTTATGTACACGTTCGCTTTACGAAATCTGAAAAAGTGTCTAAGTATTGTTCTTAGCGTTTAGCGATTCCCGTAAATTCATAAAACTGGAAATCTTGGTGGTTTATCTTACGAATTAGAACCATATCGATATCCTTACAATCCCTCTGAGGATAAACACCCTAACTCCACCACTGCgtgtcttttaaaaaaattcgcgaTTACATGTGACTTTTCGTTtgcttcttatttttttttgtttttgttttttcattcaGACGGAATGGATATATTATGGATTGTTTATCACCGATGAGCTTAAATAACCCCTAAAATAAACAGCCCTATTAAGTCAAACCGAGTATTTTTCGAATACTAATTCGAAACAAAGATAAACAATCAATTGAAATCAACTAATTACTTCAAAAACTAAGAAACAATAATCGGTTAACTTGACAAAGTCTAGTTACTCGTAGAAACACTTcaagaactttttttttttgatattgTTGCCATATAAAGTGCGCATGAATCGGAGAAATTTCATATGTAACATTTCATACCTTTTCGTGATAGTACCTTTAACGGTTTAGAATACGAATATTCTTTTATGAGATTGCGccatttctctttcactccCCTTTCCTCTCTCGGACATatacacgcacacgcacatcGCACACAGCAAACAGTTTCTTACCTATGGAAAACGTAAGAACAGAAAATCAGAAAAAAGCAACATCGAGCTCACTACGGATTATTCGCTATTATCAAATACTGAGTCTTACGTCTAAATAcatgttaataaatacatcgCTCCGAATACATCCAACATGATACATGCATACTGTTATGACACATGGATTGACTTCTTATTACTCGCGTTATTATCGGGGCTGTAAACAGCCAAGATTAGGACCATCGATCTATCACTCCACCAGTCACACTTCGCGATGGAACGAGTACctcgatttaaattgatttgttcGATTTTTTCTACGTCACGAAAGAATTATACTAGTCGTAATTTAAAACGTGTTATGATAAAATGATAgtataaacaatgacaaaaCCAATCGTTATTTCGTAATTGCTTCTCGTTCCTCGTACGAAGTACAAACTGTATGATTTAAAGGTTATGTAGTCTTTCACTACACCATTACGATAGCTTCTTCGCCACAAAACAGGAAAGGATATTGATCGATCATCGTTTGGACGACGTCTTCCAAGTACGGCCTCATTGCTTCGAATCTGCCGAGATCGTTAAATTCTATTGGTAATAATGTAGGCCACCAACAAATTGCCAAATTTTTACTGTCCATACTGTTTAATTTGCAGTTTTCAGCCACTCTGGAAGAACACGATAACTCCATTGTACCAGTTGTAATACGTATTACATTTCGAGAtaccaataattaattaattcaaaagaGAATAACTTACTTTACAAAATGGTGAAAGACGAATTTGAGTACATCAAAGTTTACCGGATTCAGCTTGTTAAGCATCAAACGTAGAGCCAATAACCTGCAGCTTCGGTCTGCAATAAGTCCACAAAAATTTGTCTTAAGCTTCACCCGATGATTTTTTCTATTAGAttcaaaaagtaatatttttacctTCCATATTCATACACGTAGCGGACATTGGTTTGCTAATACCACGTGCACCTAACCACAATCATACGATTAATAAACTATACATACATTCAACGGAGACGCGacttacaaattttacacCTTACCCGATATGTCCTCGAGTTCGCTCATACGTTCTTTGTCGATTAACGGTGGCAGCCtctttgaaaagaaatcttttaaaGCTGTTGCAACCGCGTTCACAGGTATGTCCAACGAGTGTATATCCACGTTTCCGTCTATAATAGTGAAATATAAGGAAATGATGAATCAATTACATGTATGAATTATTATGTAAACGTGATATTGCGAATGAACTTGCCTTCTTCAAACTTTTGAAATAGGAGTTCAACATGGGCCCTATTTCCAGGAACCCTGTATATCCCTTCAGAATCCAGTCCTTCATCCTCGATAAACTGCACacatttttcgagaaacaaaGGTATACGATTTGTTTCGCTCTGGGCAAAGTCTTCGATTAGCGGTTGTTGTTGGCCTTGATTTAATGTTCCCGCTCCTTTAGTctgctttattttttcctgtttcttcttctcgcGCTCCTTTTCCTTCTCTGCATGTTTCTTGagcttttcttctttctgtcTGCGTTTCTCCAACTTTTCGTCTTCTTTTGCCTTTTGTTTGTCCttctttctatttaatttatcacCATCTTTAACCTTGTTCAAGATACcaaactaaaaaaaagaatgttgaTAAAATCATATTTACCAAGATtgatcttcattttttttttacatatccGTTTTACTTACACtcggagaattaatttctcgtgGTGATGATACGTCTAAGCTGGATTCATCATCTGGAATGTTTCCAAAGGTATTGTCACTCCTGTGCTTCGCTAGAATAACAATgatttcatgcaataacaaatGCAAGATACGAAGTAATTGTATGCAAAGCTTCTCTCGTATTCCTATCTGTACAGGCTTGCGTATTTAATACTTACTATTTAAACAGTTTTTATACAACTATTAAACTatgaatacatataattatacagCTGTCATAGATAAAAGGCAaagcttttttcttttttaaaagcaATCGGGGAAAAAAGGTAAAACGTGCATCTcgagtatataaaatatatcttttttttttctattttactgACATGCAGAATCCGTAAAAAGTCACTTCAAAGATTTCAGAAAGCATTAACTCTATTCAAGGCaatgatattcaattttgtttggaGTTAACAATTTCACTTACAGGAAGCGCTGAACATGTCTTGGGGCATGTGTTTTATACATGCTGGCAGGTGTTTCTGCGGTAAAGAATTCCCAAATCTTTTTCGTGAACTAGCAGGCTCATGTTTATATTGTTTCGACCTCGATCTCGAAGTTTGTTCTGGATCAGAGGACTCCGAACTCCCTGGTGTTTCACTAGAAACTAAATAAAGGAAGAACATATAACATTACGGTACACTCCtattatagtaaaatatatcgaaaataTGAATGCAAACATGTACCTCTTTCTGCGGAATCTACTCGccaatttttatcttccttGACATTGTAATTTAGGCCAACAATACCATCTCCACTTGCCATGCTTGCCAAAGATGGAACTTTGGGTGCAGCAACAGGTATAGCAGTACGCTTTTTACGTATTCTTTTATGTGTTGCTGGTTTCTTATTTCCTTTACCTAGAACATCGGCTACCCTCTGTCTCTCCAAAGAACTCCACTCTGAATCAGAATCGCTATATGCTATAGAAccaaatatgtaatatataattagtATATCTGCGAAGACATTGTTCgacaattttagtttttatttttaattaaatccttACAAGGTTGTCCCTTTTCGCGTCTATGACGCAGCTTAGGCTTATTATTTCCAATAGGATCTTGCACTAAAGCATACATGTAATCATCATCATAAGGAGGATATAGGCTTTGCACAACATCCTTAACTTGGGCGTATTCGGAGCCTAGGTCTACTAATTCAGGCGTAGCTAGAGGAGCGTGACCCATTGTCATTTTAGGGCCATGTTCATCCTTTTCACCTATTGTCATTCTAGCTATGGCATCTGTTACATTTGAGAAATCTTTCAAGTTGATTTTTCCAGGTTGTTTCAAAGTTTGACTATTTCCTTTTGGTCGCGGTTTCGTTTGAGAAATATGCCGTCTACCCGTCGTGAATGCTCTGTGCGAGTAACTATTAGTTACTGGATCGTGATGCATGAAATTATCTTTCACCCAACCTATCACAACgaaataacataataaaaacCAAATCATAACAAGTATATAGAGTTTCAATCTATTAGAATTTCTTGAACACGAAACTAACCGGATAGTTTATTCGTGATATCCCccgattttaataaaactcttTCCCGTTCTTCTCTGTAATAATCTACTTGACTATAAATATCACTATCGTCGCTAGGTGTGGCTCTATTGTCCACGAACTGTTCGTTCAAACCTGTATCTCCAAGATCGCCATCAGGAGTTAACTGCTCGTAAGATTCGGAGCCGCTTCTAAAAGTTACAGACATACTGCTTCACATTAGACTTTTGAATtacacagaaattttatagttgtTTAACGAAAATCGCATACTATTTCAAAGATTGTTTACAGATTGCTTACCCATCATCCGGCGTTTGAAGATGGTAACTTTCGTGTCGTGGTGGTGGCATAGGATGCAACGCAGAATATTCCAAAGTTCCTTCACCGCTATCGTTCAAGTTACCCGGTTCTTCCATATTAAACGCTTGTTCAATTTCAGGCTTTTTCTCCCAAACTTCCTTGAAGAACGGTGTATAAAATGCCGCTGTAACAATACAAAATGTGAAAACATTGGGTTTAACCTAAACAAAAACTAGTATTTAAATGAGGTCCTTCAAAATTATGCCGTACTTTTTTGCTGGCAGCTTGATGCTGACGTCATAAAATGTGCTTGTAATCTATCCGCAGTTGCATTTCCTTCCGTAATAAGTAAATGACTCAAATCGTTGCTGAAGAAAGCGTTAGCGCCTCCAGTATCAGTCACAGCCATTATTTGTATTGGTAGATTTGGTATATTCATGGAGAATGCActaagaaaaagtattttttttcttttttgtaaacaaGAGTACTTTCTCAAAATATGTAACTAAAATctgtattatacatacttaAGAGTCGCGAGTGATGCTTTCCTCTTGGTCGAGTAGACTAATATAAAACCATGCACCAATTCGTCCCTAAACGCATTTGCACCGTGGAAACTTGAAATTATAACTTCGACTCTTCGTTTCGATTCtcctaaaaatgtttctaaaacAATCGATCGGTCACCGCTAAGAAAGCAACACTGATGATTGAGTAAGGGGCCAAGTACGTTTTCCACGGAATAAGGGTCTCCGCAAAACATACACATTAttattctgaaaaataaaacggatGCTGTTAGCATCTCTTTTCTCATGTAATACGTAATAAGTAAAAGCTATTTTTACCTAATATCAGGCTCTAAACATTTAATGACACTTTGgtaaatattcagaaaaccAGCTCTGTGATTTATAGATTGTATAAGTTGTTGCAATGCATCTTTCACGAGTGGAGTAGGAAACCTTTTGTCTTGCTCCAAATCTTCTATGCAAACATCGATAAATGGGCATTGCAAGCtgttgcaaacaaaattaattattaattgatatatttCCTTGAATATATAATACCATTTTAAATCTATAAATAGTACCTGTCCGCGAGATTCTGGCCCTCTTCCCTAAGTCTTATTGCTTCCATTTCGTCTATGGTGGATTCTGGCACAAACATAATAACAATAGGTAATCCTTGAAATGGTAACCTATCCTCTTGCTCCAGATTAGATAGTAACGTTTTCTCCAAAGAGGAACGGATGTACTCGAACGACTCCTCGTTTGAATAAATGCAAAATGATCctgtaaattcaaataatcttTTGTTTGTAAAACTAGCTCTGTAGGAAGCATATTATTACATACCATGGGGCATAAAGTCTGAAGTAGTGAATGAATTGTGCGGTAAACCAACATCTCCATCGATAATTCGATATCCAAGTGTATACAACTGACAATCAATTTCCACTTCATCATCCTCTGTCTGAGCTCTTATTTCGCGAGCGAATTCCTCTCCAAGCCCGTTACTTCCAAGTATAACTAAGTTTAGTTGATTGTTATCGGACGTCAACTGCCACTGACTGCTGTGATTCCAAGAGGATGGCCTAGGAgataacatatttaatattgttaatatgaatagataaaaattgttcttttttcgcTTGGTGAACTAACCTGTGAGCTTTCGTTCCAAGTATACGTTCTATAAGAGCATCCATACAATTTGGATAAGCTGGACAGTGCTCCCTTATAGGACAATGTACAAAACCCAAATGTTGAAAAAGCATTAATTTTCTATCTTGATCCAACCTATCTAAAGCTTTATACCTGTACATCATAACCAATGGTTAGATatctttttaaacgaaaacaaatCATATATAATCACGTACCTAAAATCGTCCACTAACGCATCCGTTATTTCTTTAATGTCATCTTGTGTTATAGTTCCAGATGGTGCTATACTcttgaaatgataaaataaatcagcATGTTCTAGTAATAGTTCCTGTAATACAAGACAACATTAGTAATAAtagaactaaaaatattaaatacctCTATTGTTGCATTTGTAAAGGCGCATTTTCTTACTTGAAAATTGTGTTTTGCTTTctcaataatttctttttgatgTTGATCATATATTTCTTGACAATCAATGTGAGAAAGAGCTTCAAAGCATTCTCTACCCATAAAAAGCACTCTAACCTCGGACAAGTGCTTCCCTGGGGTAACATATCCGGTTTCCTCTAACAGTTGCTTAAATTGCTTCTTCCATCTAACAAATAATGATGCGaattatgtacaaatatttatcattgaaTACATTTAACTTAATGTAGACTTTTATGTTTCAAAGATAGaggagaaatataaataaatgagtaTGGTAAGAATACAGAATACTGCAAATATGTTAGTAAAGCtattaatgtattattctaattaaaaagaaaatattttccaaagtaAATTATGAAGCAGTAAAGGGCATAATTTACCTTTTGGGAAGTCTGCACAAAAAAACGCCACCCAGAATAAAGCAAAGCATTAGTGTATTGCACATAAGTATTACTTTTTAGAATGCTGATGAATACGTGACCGAATGATTACATTGATGCGTAGCACCAATAATTTGTTTGCTATTCATAAATAGCAAAAATTCAACACATCGTAATTATAGTAACTTGTATACTTAGTAATCAACTTTTGCGATACTTACTCTAATCGTCGTTGTTCTTGTTGCAGCACatttatatgatttttaaaGACAGTCTCAGCCTCTGGTGTTTCTAATACATCATAAGGAATCtttgtttcattgttttcaCCAAAATCACAATCGATCCATGGAATGTCTTCAGGGCATTCATAGAAATATTGATGAAAATCAGGatgttcttttatatattgttGTACCGCAGACCattctctataaaaattaaacaaatatattcgtttaaattatatctattaatttatattacatatctATTCCGAATACGTActcattaattaaatttgttacatcgGGGCATATCTCATGAAGAATATCAGGCAACATATCCAAGTATCCCTGTATTTTTTTTGCCACTTGCTcgtctttcaattttttagtgTGTCTCCTGAACAATCTTTGAGCGACGTCTATACCAAATAATTCCACGAACGTTGTAAATTCTTTGTGCTGTGCCAGTTTTTTAGACGATTGAGACCATAATGCGCGATAATCAGTTACATGTATTCGAATTAATCTCTGCAAAGATTCTGTTGATGCATCAAGAAGTTCTTTTCTGGCTCTTGCTGCTTCGGCAAAAGGTGTTACTTTACTACGCGTTTTAgttttatcaattaattgaGCCAC
This genomic interval carries:
- the LOC128881945 gene encoding rho GTPase-activating protein 190 isoform X2, coding for MARKNDNMKAINVAVVGLSGTEKDKGQVGVGKSCLCNRFMRSLNDDYNVDHISVLSQSDFSGRVVNNDHFLYWGEVAKTSEDGTEYQFQVIEHTEFIDDASFQPFKGGKMEPYAKRCAATKITSAEKLMYICKNQLGIEKEYEQKVLPDGKLNIDGFLCVFDVSVVPNRAVEKQVEIVANILNNLMKTKKPIVLVTTKNDDANEQYVKEAEKLVIRKEYKSSILIVETSAHENINIDLAFIIVAQLIDKTKTRSKVTPFAEAARARKELLDASTESLQRLIRIHVTDYRALWSQSSKKLAQHKEFTTFVELFGIDVAQRLFRRHTKKLKDEQVAKKIQGYLDMLPDILHEICPDVTNLINEEWSAVQQYIKEHPDFHQYFYECPEDIPWIDCDFGENNETKIPYDVLETPEAETVFKNHINVLQQEQRRLEWKKQFKQLLEETGYVTPGKHLSEVRVLFMGRECFEALSHIDCQEIYDQHQKEIIEKAKHNFQELLLEHADLFYHFKSIAPSGTITQDDIKEITDALVDDFRYKALDRLDQDRKLMLFQHLGFVHCPIREHCPAYPNCMDALIERILGTKAHRPSSWNHSSQWQLTSDNNQLNLVILGSNGLGEEFAREIRAQTEDDEVEIDCQLYTLGYRIIDGDVGLPHNSFTTSDFMPHGSFCIYSNEESFEYIRSSLEKTLLSNLEQEDRLPFQGLPIVIMFVPESTIDEMEAIRLREEGQNLADSLQCPFIDVCIEDLEQDKRFPTPLVKDALQQLIQSINHRAGFLNIYQSVIKCLEPDIRIIMCMFCGDPYSVENVLGPLLNHQCCFLSGDRSIVLETFLGESKRRVEVIISSFHGANAFRDELVHGFILVYSTKRKASLATLNAFSMNIPNLPIQIMAVTDTGGANAFFSNDLSHLLITEGNATADRLQAHFMTSASSCQQKTAFYTPFFKEVWEKKPEIEQAFNMEEPGNLNDSGEGTLEYSALHPMPPPRHESYHLQTPDDGSGSESYEQLTPDGDLGDTGLNEQFVDNRATPSDDSDIYSQVDYYREERERVLLKSGDITNKLSGWVKDNFMHHDPVTNSYSHRAFTTGRRHISQTKPRPKGNSQTLKQPGKINLKDFSNVTDAIARMTIGEKDEHGPKMTMGHAPLATPELVDLGSEYAQVKDVVQSLYPPYDDDYMYALVQDPIGNNKPKLRHRREKGQPSYSDSDSEWSSLERQRVADVLGKGNKKPATHKRIRKKRTAIPVAAPKVPSLASMASGDGIVGLNYNVKEDKNWRVDSAERVSSETPGSSESSDPEQTSRSRSKQYKHEPASSRKRFGNSLPQKHLPACIKHMPQDMFSASSKHRSDNTFGNIPDDESSLDVSSPREINSPSFGILNKVKDGDKLNRKKDKQKAKEDEKLEKRRQKEEKLKKHAEKEKEREKKKQEKIKQTKGAGTLNQGQQQPLIEDFAQSETNRIPLFLEKCVQFIEDEGLDSEGIYRVPGNRAHVELLFQKFEEDGNVDIHSLDIPVNAVATALKDFFSKRLPPLIDKERMSELEDISGARGISKPMSATCMNMEDRSCRLLALRLMLNKLNPVNFDVLKFVFHHFVKVAENCKLNSMDSKNLAICWWPTLLPIEFNDLGRFEAMRPYLEDVVQTMIDQYPFLFCGEEAIVMV
- the LOC128881945 gene encoding rho GTPase-activating protein 190 isoform X4, with amino-acid sequence MIISCIGVKLQKRQKMPFKGGKMEPYAKRCAATKITSAEKLMYICKNQLGIEKEYEQKVLPDGKLNIDGFLCVFDVSVVPNRAVEKQVEIVANILNNLMKTKKPIVLVTTKNDDANEQYVKEAEKLVIRKEYKSSILIVETSAHENINIDLAFIIVAQLIDKTKTRSKVTPFAEAARARKELLDASTESLQRLIRIHVTDYRALWSQSSKKLAQHKEFTTFVELFGIDVAQRLFRRHTKKLKDEQVAKKIQGYLDMLPDILHEICPDVTNLINEEWSAVQQYIKEHPDFHQYFYECPEDIPWIDCDFGENNETKIPYDVLETPEAETVFKNHINVLQQEQRRLEWKKQFKQLLEETGYVTPGKHLSEVRVLFMGRECFEALSHIDCQEIYDQHQKEIIEKAKHNFQELLLEHADLFYHFKSIAPSGTITQDDIKEITDALVDDFRYKALDRLDQDRKLMLFQHLGFVHCPIREHCPAYPNCMDALIERILGTKAHRPSSWNHSSQWQLTSDNNQLNLVILGSNGLGEEFAREIRAQTEDDEVEIDCQLYTLGYRIIDGDVGLPHNSFTTSDFMPHGSFCIYSNEESFEYIRSSLEKTLLSNLEQEDRLPFQGLPIVIMFVPESTIDEMEAIRLREEGQNLADSLQCPFIDVCIEDLEQDKRFPTPLVKDALQQLIQSINHRAGFLNIYQSVIKCLEPDIRIIMCMFCGDPYSVENVLGPLLNHQCCFLSGDRSIVLETFLGESKRRVEVIISSFHGANAFRDELVHGFILVYSTKRKASLATLNAFSMNIPNLPIQIMAVTDTGGANAFFSNDLSHLLITEGNATADRLQAHFMTSASSCQQKTAFYTPFFKEVWEKKPEIEQAFNMEEPGNLNDSGEGTLEYSALHPMPPPRHESYHLQTPDDGMSVTFRSGSESYEQLTPDGDLGDTGLNEQFVDNRATPSDDSDIYSQVDYYREERERVLLKSGDITNKLSGWVKDNFMHHDPVTNSYSHRAFTTGRRHISQTKPRPKGNSQTLKQPGKINLKDFSNVTDAIARMTIGEKDEHGPKMTMGHAPLATPELVDLGSEYAQVKDVVQSLYPPYDDDYMYALVQDPIGNNKPKLRHRREKGQPSYSDSDSEWSSLERQRVADVLGKGNKKPATHKRIRKKRTAIPVAAPKVPSLASMASGDGIVGLNYNVKEDKNWRVDSAERVSSETPGSSESSDPEQTSRSRSKQYKHEPASSRKRFGNSLPQKHLPACIKHMPQDMFSASSKHRSDNTFGNIPDDESSLDVSSPREINSPSFGILNKVKDGDKLNRKKDKQKAKEDEKLEKRRQKEEKLKKHAEKEKEREKKKQEKIKQTKGAGTLNQGQQQPLIEDFAQSETNRIPLFLEKCVQFIEDEGLDSEGIYRVPGNRAHVELLFQKFEEDGNVDIHSLDIPVNAVATALKDFFSKRLPPLIDKERMSELEDISGARGISKPMSATCMNMEDRSCRLLALRLMLNKLNPVNFDVLKFVFHHFVKVAENCKLNSMDSKNLAICWWPTLLPIEFNDLGRFEAMRPYLEDVVQTMIDQYPFLFCGEEAIVMV
- the LOC128881945 gene encoding rho GTPase-activating protein 190 isoform X1 codes for the protein MARKNDNMKAINVAVVGLSGTEKDKGQVGVGKSCLCNRFMRSLNDDYNVDHISVLSQSDFSGRVVNNDHFLYWGEVAKTSEDGTEYQFQVIEHTEFIDDASFQPFKGGKMEPYAKRCAATKITSAEKLMYICKNQLGIEKEYEQKVLPDGKLNIDGFLCVFDVSVVPNRAVEKQVEIVANILNNLMKTKKPIVLVTTKNDDANEQYVKEAEKLVIRKEYKSSILIVETSAHENINIDLAFIIVAQLIDKTKTRSKVTPFAEAARARKELLDASTESLQRLIRIHVTDYRALWSQSSKKLAQHKEFTTFVELFGIDVAQRLFRRHTKKLKDEQVAKKIQGYLDMLPDILHEICPDVTNLINEEWSAVQQYIKEHPDFHQYFYECPEDIPWIDCDFGENNETKIPYDVLETPEAETVFKNHINVLQQEQRRLEWKKQFKQLLEETGYVTPGKHLSEVRVLFMGRECFEALSHIDCQEIYDQHQKEIIEKAKHNFQELLLEHADLFYHFKSIAPSGTITQDDIKEITDALVDDFRYKALDRLDQDRKLMLFQHLGFVHCPIREHCPAYPNCMDALIERILGTKAHRPSSWNHSSQWQLTSDNNQLNLVILGSNGLGEEFAREIRAQTEDDEVEIDCQLYTLGYRIIDGDVGLPHNSFTTSDFMPHGSFCIYSNEESFEYIRSSLEKTLLSNLEQEDRLPFQGLPIVIMFVPESTIDEMEAIRLREEGQNLADSLQCPFIDVCIEDLEQDKRFPTPLVKDALQQLIQSINHRAGFLNIYQSVIKCLEPDIRIIMCMFCGDPYSVENVLGPLLNHQCCFLSGDRSIVLETFLGESKRRVEVIISSFHGANAFRDELVHGFILVYSTKRKASLATLNAFSMNIPNLPIQIMAVTDTGGANAFFSNDLSHLLITEGNATADRLQAHFMTSASSCQQKTAFYTPFFKEVWEKKPEIEQAFNMEEPGNLNDSGEGTLEYSALHPMPPPRHESYHLQTPDDGMSVTFRSGSESYEQLTPDGDLGDTGLNEQFVDNRATPSDDSDIYSQVDYYREERERVLLKSGDITNKLSGWVKDNFMHHDPVTNSYSHRAFTTGRRHISQTKPRPKGNSQTLKQPGKINLKDFSNVTDAIARMTIGEKDEHGPKMTMGHAPLATPELVDLGSEYAQVKDVVQSLYPPYDDDYMYALVQDPIGNNKPKLRHRREKGQPSYSDSDSEWSSLERQRVADVLGKGNKKPATHKRIRKKRTAIPVAAPKVPSLASMASGDGIVGLNYNVKEDKNWRVDSAERVSSETPGSSESSDPEQTSRSRSKQYKHEPASSRKRFGNSLPQKHLPACIKHMPQDMFSASSKHRSDNTFGNIPDDESSLDVSSPREINSPSFGILNKVKDGDKLNRKKDKQKAKEDEKLEKRRQKEEKLKKHAEKEKEREKKKQEKIKQTKGAGTLNQGQQQPLIEDFAQSETNRIPLFLEKCVQFIEDEGLDSEGIYRVPGNRAHVELLFQKFEEDGNVDIHSLDIPVNAVATALKDFFSKRLPPLIDKERMSELEDISGARGISKPMSATCMNMEDRSCRLLALRLMLNKLNPVNFDVLKFVFHHFVKVAENCKLNSMDSKNLAICWWPTLLPIEFNDLGRFEAMRPYLEDVVQTMIDQYPFLFCGEEAIVMV